Proteins found in one Tamandua tetradactyla isolate mTamTet1 chromosome 1, mTamTet1.pri, whole genome shotgun sequence genomic segment:
- the LOC143682175 gene encoding LOW QUALITY PROTEIN: olfactory receptor 2A1/2A42-like (The sequence of the model RefSeq protein was modified relative to this genomic sequence to represent the inferred CDS: inserted 1 base in 1 codon), whose translation MEENQTSVTDFILLGFSLGPRIHMFLFGLFSLFYTLILIENGTILGLISLDSRLHTPMYFFLSHLALVDIAYACNTVPQMLVNLLNPXKPISFAGCITQTFLFLSFALTECLLLVVMSYDRYVAICHPLQYSNIMSWRVCSTLTVTSCACGSLLALVHTSLILRLPFCGLHEINHFFCEILSVLKLACADTWLNLLIIFVASVLILVGPLCLVLISYTRILVSILRIQSGEGCSKAFSTCSSHLCVVGLFFGSTIVVYMTPKSRHPEEQQKILFLFYSLFNPLLNPFIYSLRNTEVKGAMRRALCKESLSLLVGHLGHHP comes from the exons atggaagaaaatcagACCTCTGTCACAGACTTCATCCTACTGGGATTTTCTCTTGGCCCGAGGATTCATATGTTCCTTTTTGGACTGTTCTCTTTATTCTATACCCTAATCCTGATAGAGAACGGGACCATCCTGGGGCTCATCTCACTGGACTCCAGACtgcacacccccatgtacttcttcctctcaCACCTGGCCCTCGTCGACATAGCCTATGCCTGCAACACAGTGCCCCAGATGCTGGTAAACCTCCTCAATC GCAAACCCATCTCCTTTGCTGGCTGCATAACACAGACCTTTCTCTTCTTGAGCTTTGCTCTAACAGAATGCCTTCTGCTGGTGGTGATGTCCTATGATCGGTATGTGGCCATCTGCCACCCACTCCAATATTCTAACATCATGAGCTGGAGAGTCTGCAGCACCCTGACAGTGACTTCCTGTGCGTGTGGCTCCCTCCTGGCCCTGGTCCACACAAGCCTCATCCTGAGACTGCCCTTCTGTGGGCTTCATGAAATCAACCACTTCTTCTGTGAAATCCTGTCTGTCCTCAAGCTGGCCTGTGCTGACACATGGCTCAACCTCCTCATCATCTTTGTTGCTTCAGTATTGATCCTAGTGGGGCCTCTGTGCTTGGTGCTGATCTCCTACACCCGCATCCTGGTGTCCATCCTGAGGATCCAGTCTGGGGAGGGATGCAGTaaggccttctccacctgctcctcccacctctGCGTGGTCGGGCTCTTCTTTGGCAGCACCATTGTCGTGTACATGACCCCCAAGTCCCGCCATCCTGAGGAGCAGCAGAAGAtccttttcctattttatagcCTTTTCAACCCCTTGCTAAACCCCTTCATCTACAGCCTGAGGAACACAGAGGTGAAGGGCGCCATGAGAAGAGCACTGTGCAAGGAGAGTCTTTCTCTGTTGGTGGGACATTTGGGTCACCACCCTTAA